The genomic DNA TGATGCACCAAGTATCTATTTGGGCATTGATAAGAATTCTATTTTCAGAGAGGGAAACAAATGAACAGTCAAATGATGATGATAGGGAAGGAATGATGCTCGATACGAAGGATGACTCTCTTGACATGGACGTTGAGGCAAAACCTTTCGCTCGGAGAGCAGAATTTTCTTTTTGGCTGCAAGAGAGTGTTTGCCATCGAGTTCAGGATGAGATAACCTACTTAAATGATTCTAGTGATTTGGAGCAGATACTTGTACTTTTAACTGGACGGCAGTTGGATGCAGCAGTTGAGCTTGCTGCTGCAAGAGGAGATGTCCGACTAGCTATTTTACTAAGTCAGGCTGGTGGGTCAGTGGTCAGTCGTTCTGACATGGCACAACAGTTGGATATCTGGAGAATGAATGGCATGGATTTTAAGTTTATTGAGAATGATAGGTTAAAGTTGTATGAGTTACTTGCAGGTAATATACAAGACGCATTCCAGGTTTCATCCATTGACTGGAAAAGGTTTCTAGGGTTGATAATGTGGTATCAACTTCCTCCTGATACCCCATTGTCTGTGGTATTTCATACTTATCAGCAGCTTCTCTGTGAAAAAAGAGCTCCTCATCCTGTCCCAGTTTACATTGATGAAGGACCTCTTGAAGAAGAAGTGGACTGGAACATTGGTGATAATCATGACCTTGCATATTATGTTATGCTTCTTCATGCTAATGAAGACAATAACTTCAACCAACTGAAAACCATGTTTAGTGCATTCTCTTCCACATATGATCCACTTGACTACCACATGATCTGGCACCAGCGTGCCATATTGGAAGCTATTGGTACATTTAGTTCAAAAGATCTTAGTATACTTGACATGAGTTTTGTTGACCAGTTGCTATGTCTTGGGTTGTGCCATTGGGCAATTTATGTCGTTCTGCACATGCCTTACTGCGATAATGCACCATATATCCAGGCTAAGCTTATTAAACAGATTCTGTGTCAAAATTGTGAAATTTGGAGCTCTCAAGAGATTCAATATCAGTTTATTGAAGAACTTGGTGTACCATCAGAATGGATGCATGAGGCTCTGGTATGGACTATCGTATTATTAGTGTCAGTTTGTTCATAGGTGTCTAAAGATTTTCCATCAACTGATTTGTCACATTTTTTAGCCCGAACTTCTTTGAATATCGCAGTAGTTTCGTAATGAGATTTCCTCCCTCCTGTTCCTTGAAATTCTAGGCAATATACTTCGAGTATCAGGGAGATTTGTCAGAGGCCCTGGAACATTTTCTTAGATGCTCTAATTGGAAAAAAGCTCACTCAATCTTCATTACATCAGTGGCTCATCGCTTATTCCTATCATGTAAGTATGAAAATGGCTGTATTCTTGTCATACAGCAATGCTGCATTGTTATTAACTACGATCCTGAAGTTTTTATGGGTTGCAGTATTacacaatcacaagaaaaccATTTAAAAATGGGTTATAACTATGAAAATTTCACACAAATGTGCAACTGAGTCATGGAAAAGTTACTAAAAACCTTGTAGATAGTTCACAGTTGTTATCAAAGTTAAGAGCGTTGAGATTTCTTTGCTAAACGGCGCACAAGGATTGGCTTATGCTTGAAGGCATAATTCTATTTTTCCCCCTTTTCATGAATCTATAGTAGGCTAGATGTTGGACAAATCTGGCATACTTTATAGTTTATATTCCTTATGATGGTAAAATAGTTTGTAGTATTATGAATACTGAATTCAAGTTACTGCTATGACATTCTGATAAATTTTTTACCAGAGTTCCTTGGAAATTGATGTTACAAATGCTGTGTTGATCCTATTATCATTCTGTTTACAAATGATTTTTTGAGAACATGTAGATCATATGCATAAGTTTGTTGGATGCTCCTCCATCTGACTTAtcatttttgtttattttcttatttactAGTTATTTGCAATCATTCGATGTGCAAGTTTATTGTTGAATGtcctaattgttggatcgagaggcGCTAGagaagggggagggggggggggggggggatagcgctcgtggctttcacttttcgtattcggaAAACTTATCGGATAACGTAGCGGAATAATAAATAAAGGAATACAGAAAGacactaagatttacttggttcggagccttgggtgactcTTACTTCAAGggccacgctcgttgagcgtttactttgggcaacaactacaATCATGCAAATATTACAAGAATTATTACAATGACAGTATTgaaaaagctataccgacaacaaagaattgAAATTTcgtagcttcgggtcgtcggagtcttgttgtagcttagccggatcgtctcgttagcaatgCGCTGAAGAAAGATTGCTTTATACTTGATTATTCATGCTGCTGCTTGAGACAGGTATATAAAGcccgttgagggcgccttcaacctccttaaGGGCGCCCTCAACTCCGCCGATTCCGCAGCGAAGATAAGGGCTGAAGAAGTCGCCGctcatcctcttgaaggcgcctccaatgccatggagggcgccttcaagcccatCCGAGGCGCCACAgcactccttgagggcgcctccagcttgacttCGCGCGCTCCTTCTTCCAAagcatccgaggtgcctccaagctccatggaggcgcctcgaacactgttcatccggggATTTGAGCTCTTTCTTCGTCCTGCAAGCtacgttagtccacaaaacaacatatcctgcaaaacaaagttagcacataataaacatgaTAACAGAAGTGTTTGACAGTCTTccgactatccggttctgacttcggatttttgaccgaaaatcctaggtcgaaccgacgtctactgttccctctccggggaacgcgtcctcacctactccaggagagtatacctgttgccagatcggtcctctagaccgactggatttTTGCTCAGTGTCCGAAGCTTTCGGTCTTTATGCCGGGCGTCCGCTCCACGATccgcccagacttccacctggttcgcgatatCAGGATTTCaaccttgggttaccaccccctaggatttttacctgaagcttcgacccaccaagacttccacctagggttaccaccccttaggacctagggttatcgccccctaggggtttccctttgcctaaccgcagctaggacttttcttcacctaggattaccacccctaggaccaagggtaaccaccccctagggtttttacctgcctaaccgcagctaggatttttgcctaagtaaacttaggactttcctgccatCTCAAtcaaacatatcagataacaaaacaacttaactttgaatcctttgacataatcaaaacataggttcgatcgtcggatgtttcccgcaccaacactgatGACCCTATGTTATTCActtgaaagaaaaagaaaaattagagCACATGCTTATTAGACATGCATATGTAGTTGAATTTTACCTTATAGACGGCTATATTGAACTAGTTTTATTTGGTCTTCCCAGTTAAGGAACATTGTATGGTTAGACTAGATGACTTGATGATTTCTCTAGCTTACATTTAGGTCAATAAGTATACaaagaatcaacaaaaaaaaggaaaaattcttCGAGTAAAAGGAAGTGTAATGgatgaaatataatatttatatcaTAGAGCTAAAGCTTTTTAGTTAGATAGTAATGTTTTTCCAAATTGACATGTACTTGGACAATACTATTGTGGTaagtgaaaattaaatttttatactttTTTTATTACTCTCTTAGGGTTAAATTATATTCTATGCATGCAATTCATGTTAAATGCCTTCTTAATACTGATTGCACATGGATCTCACATATGCATTGGCATGGTGATGCCCTTTGGGTAAATGTACTAATAACTGAAAATCCGTAAATATTTGGGCTAAACAATGAGAAAATCATACTCGTGCCAAGTATTTTGAGAACTCAAGCTTGTGCCATTTCATATCTATGCTCGATGAGTTTAGATATTTAACATGCAAATCACACTTATGATTTGAAGCAAGTGAAATATAATCAAACTCTGCATTTTTCAATGCTAGCTCTCAGTAGTATTTCTTGTTTTATAGTTCATTTTTTATGCTATTAAGACCAACTATTTCTTTTACTTTGTTAAATGTTCATGACAAATTAGATAACCCTCCGAAGATCAAATTTTGGCATTGTTGATTTTTCTTAGATCATGTCTATATAGCTCCCATTATCTAGAATTGGAATAGTATGCCAACCATTGTAAATACATGCACCACAATCTAGAATAGGAGACATGCAAATATGCATCATGCTAAATTTTACTTTCATATTGCAAGATGGTTACTAATgttatgaaaaatgaatattctcAGCTCAAGATGAAGAGATTTGGAGAATCACAAGTTTCATGGAAGAACACAAGTCTGAAATTGCTGACTGGGACCTGGGTGCTGgaatttattttgatttctaCATTCTAAGGAGTTCATTGAAAGAGGGGGACATCATGAGTGAAACGGTAAGGTTACCTGTGTTAAAATATAGAATTCATTGATTACAGAAAATGAATACCAACCACCATTATCTAAACTTCTGTACGCTGTAAAAAACACAACATTTGCTGCATTCTTGTTGACCGTTTTTCTTCTGTAATATGCTTCCTTGAACTTCAATGCCCAGATACTCTATCTTCTTATGTAGTTATAGTTTCCATGCATTGTCTGCCCTTGTGGAGTCAGTGTTTATAATACCGGACTGGTGGACGAATCAATGGCTGCTTGGGTTCCTAGTTTTTCCAGTTGAACTGACCCTCTGACCATCTATTGATCAAACTGGACTGGTTTTGCTTCCGGTTCTCTGGTTAACTAGTTGAACTTGCCAGTCTGGTCCTGTTTTGAAAGCACTACTTGGAGTCTGTTGGacgttttcctttcctttctataTGCAACACAGTCCAGTATCCAATGATTGTTAATAGATGTAAGACACTCACAATTAAAATGGTAATTCCTGCACTATATGATTGTGCCACTACACTGCGATGTGTTACTTGAAGACATACAGGTTCACATTCAGTCTATTGGTAAAAAGTcacttaaaattaattctaaaagtATGTATATGCAAAGTATTTAAGTTCTACAGTGTAATATACCAAAGTGATTAGTATATGCAATCCTTGAAGAAATTTTACATGAACCACAATATATTAAATCATGCAAATTTACCAAAGGTCTTGCCTACATTACATatcatattaaattaataaatttagtgATATGTGAACACGTGTATTGGCTCATATTTAGTGTGTTAGAAAGAGACTCTCCTTGACTCTTAGTCATACCTATGGTCCCATTGCATGAATCATAATTCCAAACTGACAATACATAAGGTCATTAGAACTCTAAATTTGGAAGTGTGCACTAATATACTAGAAACatattcattttctgatttctaGTGATAACACTTTTTCTTCTATACAATATGAACATTTATGAAGGTGAGCTTTGGtgtaatggtaaagttgttgccgtgTAACCAACAAGTCATGTGTTCAAGTTTCGGAAATAACCTCTTACAAAGCAGGGTAAGATTGCGTATAATAGATCCTTCCTCGGGACCCGTATTATCGGGAGCTTTGTGTACCGGGGTGTCGATATTATGATATGAGAATTTATGAGAAGAAAAGATATACGAAATGCAAAGTTTCCGTCCTTCAATTAATTTTCTCCTTTGCCCATATCTTTTTTGCCGGTATCTAGTAATAATGTCACCAATAGAGTCCATCCATGAATCGTAGTTTTAATTTTCACCTATACCATTGAATATTCTCATCTGAGCTTTGGTGCAACGGTAAAATTATTGCTGTGTGACCTACAAATCACGGGTTCGAGTTTCAAAAATAATCTCTTGCAAAGCAGGGTAGATTGTGTACAATAGATCCTTTCCCGGGACCTGTATCGATAGgaacttcgtgcaccgggctgttcGTATTACGATATGAGAATTTATGAGAAGAAAAAGAGATACAAAATGAAAAGTTGTCCTTCAATTAATTTTCTTCTTTGCCCATTTCTTTTTTTACCAATATCTAATAATAATCTCACCAATATAGTCTATCCACACATcatagttttaattttcaattatacCATTGAATATTCTAACTTTGGTGCAATGATAAAGTTGCTGTCATGTGACCTACAGGTCACATATTTGAGTTTCGGAAATAGCTTCTTACAAAGCAGTTAAGACTACGTACAATAGACTATTTCTTGGGACCCATATTGACAGGAGCTTTGTGCACCGAGATGTTCGTATTATGATATGAGAATTTATGAGAAGAAAAAGAGATGAAATGAAAAGTTTTTGTCCTTCAATTAATTTTCTCTTTTGCCCATATCTTTTTTGCCAGTATCTAGTAATAATCTCACCAAGATAAGTCCATCTCGGCACCACAGTTTTAATTTTCACCTATACCATTGAATAATCTCATCTGGGCCCATGCTACAATGTTGCTGTGTAGTGTGGATAATATGAAGCTTACATTCTTGCATTTACTTTGTGGTTGTAGTCAATATTGATTATGTTTACATCTTTCTTGTCTTTTTCTAGGACCCTCTTGGAAAGAAAAATGATGAATGCAGAAGCTTTTTTACTCGTTTAAGTGAATCTCTATTGATTTGGGGAAGCAGATTGCCTGCTGATGCAAGGTGAGTGATAGGTCCTGCAAATTCCATCAATTTACAAAGCATTACAAAATCTGCAATATGCAAGACTCTGGTTGTTAGTCAGATGCCCCTGCCACTAGTCAGATACTGTTTGATAGATTCAAAAAGCATATGCAAGCAGTATTTGTCAACACACTACATTAGACATGATATAGAAAAGTtcaaaaaatatcataaaaaatgACTAACAAGTATTTATATTATAAAGCGTATTAATCGACATCTAATTCTTCTTCCACATACAAAATTATACGTAAAGCATTCAATTCAAAACAAACGAAATATAGCAACCAATATCAGTCAATAGTATAAATATGTTTAATATCTAAAATGTTTATCTCGTAGTCATAATTGTGCAAATGTGCAAATTGAGCTTAACATGCATTTCCGTGGATTGATTCACAGGTTAACCTACGCAAAGATGTCAGAAGAACTATGTAATCTACTGATGTCCATTCCTGGTTTGAGCTCCACAGCGATGGTTCGGATGAGCTGCTTTGACACAATGCTCATTGCTCCCACTCCGGAAGATATGCGATCCAGTCATCTGCAGAGCGCGGTTTCAGACTTCACTTATTTTCTATCAGAGATCTCAACATGAATTCTGTATCAGTGTCATCTTTTGCCTTTAAACGTTGTTGTTAGAAGATCCAATTGTAACCGTGATGTGAGATGTCTGCTCGTGTAAATTCCCGAGTCTTTCTAATATGAATGGTGAATCGGTGAAACATATTTGAGATCTAATGGGTTGAATCAGTTGGTTCTGCtggatttcaaaaatattgttTTGATAGACaatgttgataaaaaaaaaatacagcacTTTCATTGTTACTAAATATTTGTCCTTTAttgttaattttattaaaaaatgaaATGGCGAGATAGACATTCACACTCATCCTAAGTCAACGTGGGTGTATTTTGGTTGTCGTTAATATTACGTATAATTATTCAAAGGCATGCGAATGACGATTTTGACGTGGACTAATTGGCGTCcgatgtttcttatttgttttgcTAATTACGAATGAGGCGAAGGAATGTGGGCGCTTTTGGAAATCTAAAAAACTTAGCGGGCAAAGTTTGGCAACTGACATTTAAGATTTTAAGGGTAGGTTGATAATATTAAACTTTAGGGGGAGTCAAATGAAATAATTCCAAACTGAAAAGGCAAACTTTGATAACCCTAACGAGAGAGAGAGCGCGGCACCGCTTGGATCCACATCGTCCTTCGCCTTCCTCCCTTCTCTCGGTCTCCTCATCGCGGTCAACGTCTCCGTCGCCTCTTCCTCCTCCGACTGACTCCGGATCCGAGACAGCGAGCATCACAATGAACTGGATCGCACGGAAGATCCATCTCTACAACGTCACCATGGGACTCTACATGCTCGATTGGTGGGAGCGATACCTCTTCAGTATCCTTCTCTTAATTTGGTTTGTTCGGATGATTGCTCAAAAAGAAGCTTTTTGATTCATTAGCTTTGTGCAACCTTAAGGGGATTAGACATATTGATCCTTGTATTGCTCTGGTTTGTCTTCTACAACGGTTCCAGATCTGCCACTGAATTCTACAACGGGTAAAATTTCTCCCTTTTCCTCATTTATTCGAAACATTGACTGGTAAGG from Zingiber officinale cultivar Zhangliang chromosome 4A, Zo_v1.1, whole genome shotgun sequence includes the following:
- the LOC121969558 gene encoding nuclear pore complex protein NUP96-like isoform X1; its protein translation is MLRDSHCIISDSNLVRSGQNEAVGGDCSSLMFSKYKKRRMLYNGDVGSLLPTLYSSDYFTKPSIDELAALEMIDSGYCSRVPDFTIGRVGYGQIKFIGSTDVRWLHLDQIVKFDRNSVVVYTDEADKPPVGQGLNKAAEVTLTLKLRSLDAHSLEVDRFGGILRKRADRQGAFFVSFDLSSGNWTFLVHHFSRFGLDDEEEEDIVMIDNDIDSTAEVKEFPAHSAGTVLSHSLPAHLGLDPVRMQELRALMFSAEEEYEDLNGSFQKINSYNKEQLKEDSPVINGKILANKTTLHGSSRKGRIQISSSPIRRPSQALLEYNLNNTDLSPSRDIFLSGQRKGLPLTRLTKVEGFRLEEKHQTPLSGGYSKNIVDAALFMGRSFRVGWGPNGILVHSGTPVGSPSCGLSSQVNIQKVAMDKTVRDKNNKINEELVDLHFSSLMNLHKSVEHETSQLVHDSFKLKLLRVECSRLTLPEICQAYIETIEKAHDISELSTSNRVFLMHQVSIWALIRILFSERETNEQSNDDDREGMMLDTKDDSLDMDVEAKPFARRAEFSFWLQESVCHRVQDEITYLNDSSDLEQILVLLTGRQLDAAVELAAARGDVRLAILLSQAGGSVVSRSDMAQQLDIWRMNGMDFKFIENDRLKLYELLAGNIQDAFQVSSIDWKRFLGLIMWYQLPPDTPLSVVFHTYQQLLCEKRAPHPVPVYIDEGPLEEEVDWNIGDNHDLAYYVMLLHANEDNNFNQLKTMFSAFSSTYDPLDYHMIWHQRAILEAIGTFSSKDLSILDMSFVDQLLCLGLCHWAIYVVLHMPYCDNAPYIQAKLIKQILCQNCEIWSSQEIQYQFIEELGVPSEWMHEALAIYFEYQGDLSEALEHFLRCSNWKKAHSIFITSVAHRLFLSSQDEEIWRITSFMEEHKSEIADWDLGAGIYFDFYILRSSLKEGDIMSETDPLGKKNDECRSFFTRLSESLLIWGSRLPADARLTYAKMSEELCNLLMSIPGLSSTAMVRMSCFDTMLIAPTPEDMRSSHLQSAVSDFTYFLSEIST